A stretch of the Streptomyces ortus genome encodes the following:
- a CDS encoding ABC transporter ATP-binding protein, protein MSESRTSESRMSEYGRRPPPVLLLDKVVKEYDGDPPLRILHDIDLTVAQGELVAVVGPSGSGKSTLLSLIGTLDRPTSGRIQLEGHDLTALSDRQIAALRARSIGFVFQQFFLLPGLTTLENVATGLLYTGETVGRRHERAVRALREVGLAHRLGHRPDQLSGGEKQRVAIARALVGRPGLLLADEPTGALDTASGRGVVELLLQLNAQGTTVVVITHDRDLAASFPRRIGLQDGRVEFDTADNGAHGREQTYEHDHGHDYGLGPSPSPSPSPGQSAWRRPAREGTA, encoded by the coding sequence ATGAGCGAGTCCCGCACGAGCGAGTCCCGCATGAGCGAGTACGGTCGGCGTCCGCCACCGGTCCTGCTGCTGGACAAGGTCGTCAAGGAGTACGACGGCGACCCGCCCCTGCGCATCCTGCACGACATCGACCTGACCGTGGCCCAGGGAGAACTCGTCGCGGTGGTCGGCCCCTCCGGCTCGGGCAAGAGCACCCTGCTGTCCTTGATCGGAACGCTCGACCGGCCCACATCGGGACGGATCCAGCTGGAGGGCCACGACCTGACGGCGCTGAGCGACCGGCAGATCGCGGCACTGCGCGCCCGTAGCATCGGGTTCGTCTTCCAGCAGTTCTTCCTGCTGCCGGGCCTGACGACCCTGGAGAACGTCGCCACCGGCCTCCTCTACACCGGGGAGACCGTCGGACGCAGACACGAACGCGCGGTACGCGCCCTGCGCGAGGTGGGCCTGGCACACCGGCTCGGTCATCGGCCCGACCAGCTCTCCGGCGGCGAGAAACAACGCGTCGCCATCGCACGGGCGTTGGTCGGCAGACCCGGACTCCTCCTCGCCGACGAGCCGACCGGCGCCCTGGACACCGCTTCCGGGCGGGGTGTCGTCGAACTGCTGCTGCAACTGAACGCACAGGGCACGACCGTCGTCGTCATCACCCACGACCGGGACCTGGCCGCGTCCTTCCCGCGGCGCATAGGACTGCAGGACGGGCGCGTCGAGTTCGACACCGCGGACAACGGCGCACACGGGCGCGAGCAGACGTACGAGCACGACCACGGGCACGACTACGGCCTCGGCCCCTCGCCCTCGCCCTCGCCCTCGCCCGGACAGAGTGCTTGGCGTCGCCCCGCGCGGGAAGGAACGGCATGA
- a CDS encoding WD40 repeat domain-containing protein has product MCRSFVLLAGALLAGVLAVPAAPAVAAAEGDGDGSKGFTIEDPRITESSGLVASRAHPGVYWTHNDSDDGAFLYAVDSKTGKTVATVTMTGVGSPRDVEAISMGPNGHLYVGDIGDNLGGTWDHVWIYELPEPKKLKDQTVRATQYDVKYADGARDAEALMVHPKTGRVYIVSKNEDGGGLYEGPAQLSASGTNTFKRTADIGLWVTDGAFSPDGEQLAVRGYFGGIAYRWNNGKPKRQAQLKVPLQRQGESVTYTPDGSTLLYGSEGSGSSVEAGSVTGGGDGQSSGGGGSAAGDDGDDGSGNDYKMGAVALAVALAVVYGLKRLFRRGGDRP; this is encoded by the coding sequence ATGTGTCGCTCGTTCGTGCTCCTTGCCGGGGCCCTTCTCGCCGGGGTGCTCGCCGTGCCCGCCGCCCCCGCCGTTGCCGCCGCCGAGGGTGATGGCGACGGCTCGAAAGGGTTCACCATCGAGGACCCCCGCATCACCGAGTCCAGCGGACTCGTCGCCTCCCGGGCCCACCCCGGCGTCTACTGGACCCACAACGACAGCGACGACGGCGCCTTCCTCTACGCGGTCGACAGCAAGACCGGCAAGACCGTCGCGACCGTCACCATGACGGGCGTCGGAAGCCCCCGGGACGTCGAGGCCATCTCCATGGGGCCGAACGGTCATCTGTACGTCGGTGACATCGGCGACAACCTCGGCGGTACGTGGGACCACGTGTGGATCTACGAACTGCCCGAGCCGAAAAAGCTCAAGGACCAGACCGTCCGCGCCACGCAGTACGACGTGAAGTACGCGGACGGGGCCCGGGACGCCGAGGCGCTGATGGTGCATCCGAAGACCGGGCGGGTCTACATCGTTTCGAAGAACGAGGACGGTGGCGGCCTCTACGAAGGGCCCGCCCAGCTCTCCGCGTCCGGCACCAACACCTTCAAGCGCACCGCCGACATCGGCCTCTGGGTCACCGACGGCGCCTTCTCGCCCGACGGCGAACAGCTCGCCGTACGCGGCTACTTCGGCGGTATCGCGTACCGGTGGAACAACGGGAAACCCAAGCGCCAGGCGCAGTTGAAGGTGCCGTTGCAACGGCAGGGCGAGTCGGTGACGTACACCCCCGACGGATCCACGCTGCTGTACGGGAGCGAGGGGAGCGGGAGTTCCGTCGAGGCGGGGAGCGTGACGGGCGGCGGCGACGGCCAGTCGTCGGGTGGCGGCGGTTCGGCCGCCGGGGACGACGGAGACGACGGGTCGGGCAATGACTACAAGATGGGCGCGGTCGCTCTGGCCGTCGCCCTCGCCGTCGTCTACGGCCTCAAGCGGCTGTTCCGGCGTGGCGGCGACCGGCCGTAG
- a CDS encoding ABC transporter permease — MTGHLPRPARLRPTDLLRIGLVGPRTRRLRSALSALGISLGIAAVVAITGISASSQAHLLDRLDRLGSNLITVSPGESYDGTKVPLPREAVTMLGNIAPVEQVSATADTGANIYRTDLVPSNQTNSLRVLSARLDLLRTLRGQLAAGRWLDRGTERLPVVVLGATAADRLGMTRPGTKVWLAGEDLPGAWYGVIGVLAPNELVPEIDDSVLVGAPQAVRALDGARTPSTVYLRTHPERVREVQEVAAATANPAQSSTVAVSRPSDLLKARTETNTALTGLVLTLAGVALLVGGVGIANTMVVGVMERRGEVGLRRALGARRGQITLQFLIEAVLLGLFGGLAGAAMGVVVVYGYAAVQDWPAAVPLAWVVAGPSVAVLVGTAAGLYPALRAARMSPTGALRSA, encoded by the coding sequence ATGACCGGCCACCTGCCGCGGCCGGCCCGCCTGCGCCCGACCGACCTGCTCAGGATCGGGCTGGTCGGCCCCCGTACCCGCCGCCTGCGCTCGGCGCTGTCCGCCCTCGGCATCTCCCTGGGCATCGCGGCGGTCGTCGCCATCACCGGGATCTCGGCATCCAGCCAGGCCCACCTCCTCGACCGCCTCGACCGCCTCGGCAGCAACCTGATCACCGTGTCACCCGGCGAGAGCTACGACGGTACGAAGGTGCCGTTGCCCAGGGAAGCGGTCACGATGCTCGGCAACATCGCCCCCGTCGAGCAGGTCAGCGCCACCGCGGACACCGGGGCGAACATCTACCGCACCGACCTCGTCCCCTCGAACCAGACCAACAGCCTGCGCGTACTGTCGGCCCGCCTCGACCTGCTCAGGACCCTGCGCGGGCAACTGGCCGCCGGACGCTGGCTCGACCGGGGCACCGAACGGCTCCCGGTCGTGGTGCTGGGCGCCACCGCAGCCGACCGGTTGGGTATGACCCGCCCGGGGACCAAGGTCTGGCTCGCGGGCGAGGACCTGCCCGGAGCTTGGTACGGAGTCATCGGCGTCCTGGCACCGAACGAACTCGTGCCCGAGATCGACGACTCGGTACTCGTGGGCGCCCCACAGGCGGTCCGCGCTCTGGACGGCGCCCGCACACCGTCGACCGTCTACCTGCGCACCCATCCGGAGCGGGTGCGCGAGGTGCAGGAGGTCGCCGCGGCCACGGCCAACCCGGCCCAGTCGTCCACGGTCGCCGTCTCCCGCCCGTCCGACCTGCTCAAGGCGCGTACCGAAACGAACACCGCCCTCACCGGCCTCGTACTCACCCTCGCGGGCGTGGCCCTGCTGGTCGGCGGAGTCGGGATCGCGAACACCATGGTCGTCGGCGTCATGGAGCGGCGCGGGGAAGTGGGACTCCGCCGCGCTCTGGGGGCGCGCCGCGGGCAGATCACCCTGCAGTTCCTGATCGAGGCGGTACTGCTCGGCCTCTTCGGCGGCCTGGCCGGCGCCGCCATGGGAGTCGTGGTGGTGTACGGGTACGCGGCCGTACAGGACTGGCCCGCCGCCGTCCCCCTGGCGTGGGTCGTGGCGGGGCCGTCGGTGGCCGTACTCGTCGGCACGGCGGCCGGCCTGTATCCCGCGCTGCGGGCGGCCCGCATGTCACCCACGGGCGCACTCCGCTCGGCATGA
- a CDS encoding response regulator transcription factor encodes MRVLVVEDEEDLAEMIADGLRSSGIVADVAVDGGRAMEMAAAAEYDVLVLDRDLPVVHGDAVCRMLHTAGYPARILMLTAAGSLADLVDGLGKGADDYLAKPFSYVELVARLQALARRGPSGTPTVLERHGLRLDTVRRFAERDGRLLRLTPKELGVLGALMSADGAPLRPADLLDRVWDCATDPESTTVKVTVHQLRRKLGPPPLIETVPGFGYRL; translated from the coding sequence ATGCGCGTGCTGGTGGTCGAGGACGAGGAGGACCTGGCCGAAATGATCGCCGACGGGCTGCGCTCCTCGGGCATCGTCGCGGATGTCGCCGTCGACGGCGGCCGGGCGATGGAGATGGCCGCGGCGGCCGAGTACGACGTGCTGGTCCTGGACCGTGATCTGCCGGTCGTGCACGGCGACGCCGTGTGCCGCATGCTGCACACGGCGGGATATCCGGCCCGGATTCTCATGCTGACGGCGGCCGGATCGCTGGCCGACCTCGTCGACGGCCTGGGCAAGGGCGCCGACGACTACCTCGCGAAGCCCTTCTCCTATGTCGAACTGGTCGCGCGTCTGCAGGCACTCGCCCGGCGCGGGCCCAGTGGCACACCGACCGTGCTCGAACGGCACGGCCTGCGCCTCGACACCGTCCGGCGGTTCGCCGAGCGGGACGGGCGCCTGCTGCGGCTCACCCCCAAGGAACTCGGAGTCCTGGGGGCGCTGATGTCCGCGGACGGCGCCCCGCTGCGCCCGGCCGACCTGCTCGACAGGGTGTGGGACTGTGCCACCGACCCCGAAAGCACCACCGTCAAGGTCACGGTCCACCAGCTGCGCCGCAAGCTCGGCCCGCCGCCGCTGATCGAGACCGTGCCCGGATTCGGATACAGACTGTGA
- a CDS encoding helix-turn-helix domain-containing protein, producing MHAGEQSSSNLEMFGSLLRFFRERAGMTQEGLGGQVGYSKSQVAMVERGERPPKGRLVEIADEALGAQGALLTAGKQLRTSHFPAWFEDYAELEAKAAAISMYANHVVPGLLQAEGYARAIFNCHCPPLDEDEVEARVSARLERQKVLQRKPAPLVDFVLEEHTLTRPLGGPTALKEQLSHMLEVGQRRNVGIQVMPHNRKVHAGLNGPMILAETAERDRLAYVEGPGGGYFVDQQPNLGDLFAQYGILRAQALSPEESTKLIERVADAL from the coding sequence GTGCACGCCGGTGAACAGAGCTCCAGCAACCTGGAGATGTTCGGCTCGTTGCTGCGGTTCTTCCGCGAACGGGCCGGGATGACGCAGGAGGGGTTGGGAGGGCAGGTCGGCTACTCCAAGTCGCAGGTAGCGATGGTGGAGCGGGGCGAGCGGCCCCCCAAGGGGCGCCTGGTCGAGATCGCGGACGAGGCGCTGGGTGCACAAGGTGCACTTCTCACGGCGGGCAAGCAGCTGCGGACCAGCCACTTCCCCGCATGGTTCGAGGACTACGCCGAGCTGGAAGCGAAGGCCGCCGCCATCAGCATGTACGCGAATCATGTGGTTCCCGGACTGCTCCAAGCGGAGGGGTACGCACGAGCGATCTTCAACTGTCACTGCCCGCCGCTGGATGAGGACGAGGTCGAGGCCCGGGTGTCGGCGCGCTTGGAACGCCAGAAAGTCCTGCAGCGCAAGCCCGCCCCGCTCGTCGACTTCGTACTGGAGGAGCACACGTTGACGCGGCCCCTGGGCGGCCCCACGGCCCTCAAGGAGCAGCTGAGCCACATGCTCGAAGTGGGGCAACGGCGCAACGTCGGAATCCAGGTGATGCCGCACAACCGCAAAGTGCACGCCGGCTTGAACGGCCCGATGATCCTGGCGGAGACCGCCGAGCGCGACCGACTTGCCTACGTCGAGGGCCCGGGCGGGGGCTACTTCGTGGACCAACAACCCAACCTGGGTGACCTTTTCGCGCAGTATGGCATTCTGCGAGCTCAGGCACTCAGCCCCGAGGAGTCGACGAAGTTGATCGAACGAGTGGCGGACGCACTATGA
- a CDS encoding peptidoglycan-binding protein, producing the protein MTLRREGTDGDDRARQEPARERTAEERERAEQEREAVYAGPGRRRGASRTRRRAVTVGVVAVVVAVAGAALLVRPWPRDTKDAATERPSHSTAPVQRTSLASGLRLDGELGHAPPDEITAQGQGTFTRLPKTGEQVRLGRTLYEIDARPVVLFRGSRPFWRVLKKGMSDGPDVKDLERNLTDLGYANAAGLTVDEEFTDATAAAVERWQKALGVRTTGTVELGQVAVLPYGDVRVEEVVAKPGATAGAGGTVLKVTTTDVYATVKPTEDELPQLPPGGKVTVQLDAGGSVQGKITSITRDTGQGGEGDPGGSDGETKPTVSIRLSDQKKAAAALRGGRVGAAVTVPEKKADDVLVVPVTALLAMTGGGYGVEVVRPGPAEPVLVPVQVGLIVANQAEVEGRLKEGDKVVVPA; encoded by the coding sequence GTGACGCTGCGCAGGGAGGGAACGGACGGGGACGACCGGGCACGACAGGAGCCGGCCCGGGAACGGACGGCGGAGGAACGGGAACGGGCGGAGCAGGAACGCGAAGCGGTGTACGCCGGGCCAGGACGCCGCCGCGGCGCGTCGCGCACGCGTCGGCGGGCCGTCACCGTCGGGGTCGTCGCCGTGGTCGTCGCGGTGGCCGGCGCCGCACTGCTCGTCCGTCCCTGGCCGCGTGACACGAAGGACGCCGCCACCGAGCGCCCGTCCCACTCGACGGCACCCGTGCAACGCACCTCGCTGGCCTCCGGGCTGCGGCTGGACGGCGAGCTCGGGCACGCGCCGCCCGACGAGATCACCGCCCAGGGGCAGGGCACCTTCACCAGACTGCCGAAGACCGGTGAGCAGGTCCGGCTCGGCAGGACGCTGTACGAGATCGACGCGCGACCGGTCGTACTGTTCCGTGGCTCCCGCCCCTTCTGGCGCGTACTGAAGAAGGGCATGAGCGACGGCCCGGACGTCAAGGACCTGGAGCGCAACCTCACCGATCTCGGATACGCGAACGCGGCCGGCCTGACCGTCGACGAGGAGTTCACCGACGCCACCGCCGCGGCCGTCGAACGGTGGCAGAAGGCCCTCGGCGTACGGACGACGGGCACGGTGGAACTGGGCCAGGTCGCGGTCCTGCCGTACGGGGACGTACGGGTCGAGGAGGTGGTCGCCAAGCCCGGCGCGACCGCCGGTGCCGGCGGCACGGTGCTGAAGGTGACGACCACGGACGTGTACGCCACCGTCAAGCCCACGGAGGATGAGCTTCCGCAACTGCCCCCGGGCGGCAAGGTGACGGTTCAACTGGACGCCGGAGGCAGCGTCCAGGGGAAGATCACCTCCATCACGCGGGACACCGGGCAGGGCGGAGAGGGCGATCCCGGCGGATCGGACGGCGAGACCAAGCCCACCGTGTCGATCCGGCTGTCGGACCAGAAGAAGGCCGCTGCCGCGCTGCGCGGCGGCCGGGTCGGCGCCGCCGTCACCGTTCCGGAGAAGAAGGCGGACGACGTACTCGTCGTGCCGGTGACCGCGCTGCTCGCCATGACGGGGGGCGGCTACGGCGTCGAGGTCGTCAGGCCAGGACCTGCCGAGCCGGTACTCGTCCCCGTGCAGGTGGGCTTGATCGTCGCCAACCAGGCCGAGGTCGAAGGCCGTCTCAAAGAGGGCGACAAGGTGGTGGTCCCCGCATGA
- a CDS encoding sensor histidine kinase, with the protein MRWSFGQLTIRTRLALLNATVFVVGCAALLALVWVSAREIIGRHGPTVMSVAARSADSAQAESAVTDAPTGPAVTARPSSAARFAIFEQDVLEELLARCLLLFVVIACLSVVASWWVAKRGLSRIGLVTAAARDIGDRNLHARLALEGPADEAKELADTFDAMLDRLERSFAEQRRFTGHASHELRTPLTVQRTALEIPLSQGRIPDDLLPNVRRALNANHRSERLIAALLALAKGESGVLLPAAVDLAEEARTAIAEVLDEARETEVTVDTRLRPAPVWGDPSLLGQLVGNLVTNAVRHNERDGSVHIATGPTGVGGAFVEVTNTGARVDAAELPTLYEPFRRGSGRRKGAGLGLSVVRAVTTTHHGTLTTGANPAGGLTVRVELPVERARGREHGAGEG; encoded by the coding sequence GTGCGCTGGTCATTCGGTCAACTGACCATCCGGACCCGCCTGGCGCTGCTCAACGCGACCGTGTTCGTCGTCGGCTGCGCGGCTCTCCTCGCCCTGGTCTGGGTGAGCGCCCGGGAGATCATCGGGCGCCATGGCCCGACCGTCATGTCTGTGGCGGCGAGGTCCGCCGACAGCGCACAGGCCGAGTCGGCCGTCACGGACGCTCCCACCGGGCCGGCTGTCACTGCGCGGCCGAGCAGCGCGGCCCGCTTCGCGATATTCGAGCAGGACGTACTGGAGGAGCTTCTGGCACGGTGTCTGCTCCTCTTCGTCGTGATCGCTTGCCTCTCGGTCGTGGCGAGTTGGTGGGTGGCGAAGCGCGGTCTGTCCCGGATCGGCCTGGTGACCGCGGCCGCCCGGGACATCGGGGACCGCAACCTGCACGCGAGGCTCGCCCTGGAGGGGCCGGCCGACGAGGCGAAGGAACTGGCGGACACGTTCGACGCCATGCTCGACCGCCTGGAGCGCAGCTTCGCCGAGCAACGGCGTTTCACCGGGCACGCCTCCCACGAACTGCGCACCCCGCTCACCGTGCAGCGAACGGCACTTGAGATCCCTCTCTCCCAGGGGCGGATACCGGACGATCTGCTGCCCAACGTCCGCCGCGCGCTGAACGCCAACCACCGGAGCGAGCGGCTGATCGCCGCACTGCTGGCCCTGGCGAAGGGGGAGAGCGGCGTACTCCTGCCGGCCGCCGTGGACCTGGCCGAGGAGGCCCGGACCGCGATCGCCGAGGTGCTCGACGAGGCGCGGGAGACCGAGGTGACCGTGGACACCCGACTGCGTCCCGCGCCCGTGTGGGGCGACCCCTCTCTTCTCGGCCAGCTCGTGGGAAACCTGGTGACCAATGCCGTACGCCACAACGAGCGCGACGGGTCGGTCCACATCGCCACCGGACCGACCGGCGTGGGCGGCGCCTTCGTCGAGGTGACCAACACCGGTGCACGCGTCGACGCGGCCGAGCTTCCGACGCTGTACGAGCCCTTCCGGCGGGGCAGCGGACGCCGGAAGGGCGCAGGTCTGGGGTTGTCCGTGGTCCGCGCGGTCACCACCACCCACCACGGAACGCTGACCACCGGGGCCAATCCGGCCGGTGGCCTGACGGTGCGGGTGGAGCTGCCGGTGGAGCGAGCGCGGGGCCGTGAGCACGGCGCCGGTGAAGGTTGA
- a CDS encoding GDSL-type esterase/lipase family protein, producing the protein MLRFMPVGDSMTIGSAGEHTWRYRMWQHLRATHGAPFQIVGPRETLYDKATGAADSYEYADPDPAFPRAHLAGWGEGWYHLSPLIADAVRASRADVLLVSLGLIDLGFYTNVTQTAENVHAFVAQARSANPHIAMALLPVIPNIRAESDAAFAQEVTRFNDLLDKTVANLNEPGSPLLLASLPHGYDIHTDTYDGTHPNAAGEHKLAATYAQALHQGWGMGAPYSPTLAGTT; encoded by the coding sequence ATGCTCAGGTTCATGCCCGTCGGCGATTCCATGACGATCGGAAGCGCGGGCGAACACACGTGGCGCTACCGCATGTGGCAGCACCTGCGCGCGACGCACGGGGCCCCGTTCCAGATCGTCGGCCCCCGGGAAACGTTGTACGACAAGGCCACGGGCGCGGCCGACTCGTACGAGTACGCCGACCCGGACCCCGCCTTCCCCCGCGCCCACCTCGCCGGCTGGGGCGAGGGCTGGTACCACCTGAGCCCGCTGATCGCCGACGCGGTGCGGGCGTCGCGGGCGGACGTGCTCCTGGTCTCCCTGGGCCTGATAGACCTCGGCTTCTACACGAACGTGACCCAGACGGCGGAGAACGTCCACGCGTTCGTCGCGCAGGCGCGGTCGGCGAACCCCCACATCGCCATGGCCCTGCTCCCCGTGATCCCGAACATTCGGGCGGAATCGGACGCGGCCTTCGCCCAGGAGGTCACCCGCTTCAACGACCTGCTGGACAAGACGGTCGCGAACCTGAACGAGCCCGGCTCCCCTCTCCTGCTGGCCTCGCTCCCCCACGGATACGACATCCACACGGACACGTACGACGGCACGCACCCCAACGCAGCGGGCGAACACAAACTGGCGGCGACCTACGCCCAGGCCCTGCACCAGGGCTGGGGCATGGGCGCGCCTTACAGCCCGACCCTGGCCGGAACCACCTGA
- a CDS encoding DUF397 domain-containing protein: protein MNTDLKWFKSSYSGSQGGECLEIAISETALLHIRDSKTPAAPILTVAPATWSAFLPYAATYGSNQPGPH from the coding sequence ATGAACACGGACCTCAAGTGGTTCAAGAGCAGCTACAGCGGTAGCCAGGGCGGTGAATGCCTGGAGATAGCCATATCCGAGACCGCTCTCCTCCACATCCGGGACTCCAAAACCCCCGCCGCCCCCATCCTCACCGTCGCCCCGGCGACATGGTCCGCCTTCCTCCCGTACGCGGCCACGTACGGAAGCAATCAGCCCGGCCCGCACTGA
- a CDS encoding phosphotransferase — MRETGVDSAGLRRAVAAGRVTASELGLRVDDAIVVHNSDRVALRLTPCEVLVRVAPLGHLADSEFEVEVARRLVDVDAPVAELDPRVEPRVQVRDGFAISLWTYYEPVGSEIAPADYADAFTRHHAALRRIDLAAAPHFTDRVAVALREVDDRRRSPELPYADREFLSTTLKELSAAAHVGGAGEQLLHGEPHPGNLLNTRRGPLFVDLGTCCRGPVEFDLAHAPEEVGRLYAGADAALVHRCRALNWALFSAWRWRRDDQMPDRERWRAEGLERVRTALVQCGPG, encoded by the coding sequence ATGAGGGAGACCGGTGTGGATTCAGCAGGACTTCGTCGTGCCGTCGCGGCAGGGCGGGTAACCGCTTCTGAGCTGGGCTTACGGGTGGACGACGCGATCGTCGTCCACAACTCGGATCGCGTGGCCCTGCGCCTGACCCCCTGCGAGGTGCTGGTGCGGGTCGCGCCCTTGGGGCATCTGGCCGACTCCGAGTTCGAGGTGGAGGTCGCGCGGCGTCTCGTCGACGTCGACGCGCCAGTGGCCGAGCTCGACCCTCGCGTCGAGCCCCGAGTCCAGGTGCGTGACGGCTTCGCCATCTCGCTCTGGACCTACTACGAACCGGTGGGATCGGAGATCGCTCCGGCCGACTACGCGGACGCGTTCACTCGGCACCACGCCGCCCTGCGCCGGATCGACCTGGCCGCCGCACCGCACTTCACCGACCGGGTCGCCGTGGCGTTGAGGGAAGTGGACGACCGGAGGCGTTCCCCTGAACTGCCATACGCTGACCGCGAATTCCTCAGCACCACACTGAAGGAACTGAGCGCCGCTGCCCACGTCGGCGGAGCCGGTGAGCAGTTGCTGCACGGCGAGCCGCATCCCGGGAACCTCCTGAACACGAGGAGGGGTCCGCTCTTCGTCGACCTCGGCACGTGTTGCCGGGGGCCGGTCGAGTTCGACCTCGCCCATGCGCCCGAGGAAGTGGGACGGCTCTATGCGGGTGCCGACGCCGCCCTCGTACACCGGTGTCGCGCCCTCAACTGGGCGCTGTTCTCGGCGTGGCGATGGCGCCGCGATGACCAGATGCCCGACCGGGAGCGCTGGAGAGCGGAAGGGCTCGAACGGGTTCGTACCGCGCTCGTTCAGTGCGGGCCGGGCTGA